The following is a genomic window from Babesia bovis T2Bo chromosome 4 map unlocalized Chr4_1, whole genome shotgun sequence.
ATTCAAAATGCTGGACccactgcttctactgGCAAGGTGATATCTCTTACTGATGCTGAATTTGAACGCCTAGTTGTAAATGATAGATCGAACCAATGGTTGATTTTGTTTTACGCTCCTTGGTGCCGTCACTGCAAAGCTTTTCACCCCGAATGGGCTCGCATGGCCCAATCTTCGGGCAAGGTTAAAGTTGGTTCCATTGATGCCACTGTCTACACAGCATTGGCTGCGCGTTACGGCGTGAAAGGCTTCCCTACTATATTCCTTTTCCCTCAGGGTGTGAAGAGTCCTACTACTGCGATTAGATACAAGGGACCTCGCAAAGCGGAAGACATATTGCAGTTTGCGAAGAGTTACTATCGTAACATGGGCCCACCGGTAAAGGTTGATAGCGTTTCTGATTTGAAACAGAGATGCAGCAGGCCTTTGTGCCTTCTATTCTTCATACCTGAGACTTCGATGGATGAACATTTATCTACTATATCTCTCGTCATGGAGAAGCATTCCAGTTTACCATTTGAATTTTGCTATACTACAGGTTTGTTTCATAtaactttgttatatattcctaCAGCCGGAAGACATCTTCAATGGGAACGAGTTTTGGGTGTTTACTCCACCCCTGCAGTTTTTGCGTTAAACCTCAGCAAGAACGTATACTCTGTTATGAGGAAAGAGAAGCTTACATTTGTAGGTTGATTCATTTATTCATAGACGTTTCAGGATAATGTTAAAACGTTCGTATCAGAGATTTTATCGGGCCAGTCTAGTGCTATAACACTGGCATTATCATTTGAGGACAACTCAGACAGTCGTAACGAATTTTAACAGCTGTAGATTTAGCTGCATTTATCAGATTAGTTAGGATAGTGACTATGATTGCCCTAGCCCATATTTATACTGATATTCTAGAGTTTATTTTCAAGCATTAAATATTAAACTGCGCGTTTAAATCGAAAAACTATTCAGAATGTAGAACTGCATAGATGACGGAAGAGTGGTTTTTTGTTTGTAGCGGT
Proteins encoded in this region:
- a CDS encoding Thioredoxin family protein (encoded by transcript variant A - alternatively spliced), yielding MYSMRVFLLATAFFLSGARGNYGDSSSPVKVLYASSFDNAVANDGVSLVQFLDDTFDSSNFYRQYETVATCMKDVVNVYAVKDSSVMARFGISSFPSFKVFLGRGPSAKPDVVDYNGKLAVPDLVTFTMKNVNIHVNKKVRASIQNAGPTASTGKVISLTDAEFERLVVNDRSNQWLILFYAPWCRHCKAFHPEWARMAQSSGKVKVGSIDATVYTALAARYGVKGFPTIFLFPQGVKSPTTAIRYKGPRKAEDILQFAKSYYRNMGPPVKVDSVSDLKQRCSRPLCLLFFIPETSMDEHLSTISLVMEKHSSLPFEFCYTTAGRHLQWERVLGVYSTPAVFALNLSKNVYSVMRKEKLTFDNVKTFVSEILSGQSSAITLALSFEDNSDSRNEF